A portion of the Punica granatum isolate Tunisia-2019 chromosome 7, ASM765513v2, whole genome shotgun sequence genome contains these proteins:
- the LOC116215099 gene encoding tryptophan aminotransferase-related protein 2 isoform X1 — MLHLRSSQFSRVMVKLGPVFSVRHLLVLSLAINVSLMLTVIRERVKVEEILNMFSTKLQLATVSPSTGDGETTDNGEAIINLDHGDPTMYEKYWQRMGDKTTVVISGWQFTSYFSDPKNLCWFLEPELAEEVVRLHRVVGNAITKDYHIVVGTGSSQLFQAALYALSSDASEPMSVVSAAPYYSSYPVITDCLKSGLYKWEGDAQAFDKSGPYIELVTSPNNPDGFVRQSVVNRSGGILVHDLAYYWPQYTPITTPADHDLMLFTVSKTTGHAGMRIGWALVKDEIIARKIVKYIELSTIGVSKDSQLRAAKVLRAVSDSCGVAHPFKEETFFGFSHHSMESRWMLLREAVNRSGIFSLPEFTPGFCNFWNRVFEPLPAFAWLKCGDGIEDCESFLRGHKIWTRSGRYFGVSPSYVRISMLDRDRTFNLFVKRLSRIRSQRRMRLEHVD; from the exons ATGCTTCATCTGCGCAG TTCTCAGTTTTCGAGAGTGATGGTCAAGCTCGGGCCTGTATTTTCAGTAAGACACTTGCTTGTGCTTTCTCTTGCTATCAATGTGAGCTTAATGCTCACAGTTATTCGAGAGAGGGTGAAGGTGGAGGAGATCCTTAACATGTTCTCCACGAAGCTGCAGCTGGCAACAGTATCGCCGTCTACTGGAGATGGAGAGACAACAGACAATGGGGAAGCTATTATCAACCTCGATCA CGGTGACCCCACGATGTACGAAAAATATTGGCAACGGATGGGAGACAAAACTACGGTAGTGATCTCGGGGTGGCAGTTTACCAGTTATTTCTCAGATCCCAAGAATCTCTGCTGGTTCTTGGAACCTGAGCTTGCCGAGGAGGTTGTTCGGCTACACAGAGTGGTGGGTAATGCAATCACCAAGGATTACCACATTGTGGTCGGAACAGGCTCTTCACAGCTCTTTCAGGCTGCCCTCTATGCGCTCTCTTCTGATGCCTCCGAACCTATGAGCGTTGTTTCCGCTGCTCCTTATTATTCT TCCTACCCTGTAATCACCGACTGTCTCAAGTCTGGGCTGTACAAGTGGGAGGGAGATGCTCAGGCTTTCGATAAATCGGGGCCCTACATTGAGCTTGTAACCTCTCCGAACAACCCGGATGGCTTCGTAAGGCAATCGGTGGTTAATCGAAGCGGAGGTATACTGGTCCACGATTTGGCTTACTACTGGCCACAGTATACTCCGATTACAACCCCCGCAGATCACGACCTAATGCTCTTCACTGTCTCAAAGACCACGGGCCATGCTGGGATGCGGATTGG ATGGGCTCTTGTGAAGGACGAGATTATTGCAAGAAAGATTGTCAAGTACATTGAGCTCAGCACCATAGGTGTGTCCAAGGATTCACAGCTCCGTGCAGCAAAGGTTCTCAGAGCCGTTTCTGACAGCTGTGGAGTGGCCCACCCTTTCAAAGAGGAAACCTTCTTTGGTTTTAGCCATCACAGCATGGAATCAAGGTGGATGTTACTGAGAGAGGCTGTCAACAGGAGTGGGATTTTCAGCTTGCCCGAGTTCACCCCTGGGTTTTGCAACTTCTGGAATCGGGTTTTCGAGCCTCTCCCCG CTTTCGCGTGGCTGAAGTGCGGAGATGGGATAGAAGACTGCGAGAGCTTTCTGAGAGGGCATAAGATTTGGACGAGGAGTGGGAGGTATTTTGGGGTTAGCCCCTCGTATGTGAGAATTAGCATGTTGGATCGTGATCGGACTTTTAACCTCTTTGTAAAGAGGTTATCACGGATCCGTTCACAGCGAAGAATGAGACTTGAACACGTAGACTGA
- the LOC116215099 gene encoding tryptophan aminotransferase-related protein 2 isoform X3 has protein sequence MLHLRSSQFSRVMVKLGPVFSLATVSPSTGDGETTDNGEAIINLDHGDPTMYEKYWQRMGDKTTVVISGWQFTSYFSDPKNLCWFLEPELAEEVVRLHRVVGNAITKDYHIVVGTGSSQLFQAALYALSSDASEPMSVVSAAPYYSSYPVITDCLKSGLYKWEGDAQAFDKSGPYIELVTSPNNPDGFVRQSVVNRSGGILVHDLAYYWPQYTPITTPADHDLMLFTVSKTTGHAGMRIGWALVKDEIIARKIVKYIELSTIGVSKDSQLRAAKVLRAVSDSCGVAHPFKEETFFGFSHHSMESRWMLLREAVNRSGIFSLPEFTPGFCNFWNRVFEPLPAFAWLKCGDGIEDCESFLRGHKIWTRSGRYFGVSPSYVRISMLDRDRTFNLFVKRLSRIRSQRRMRLEHVD, from the exons ATGCTTCATCTGCGCAG TTCTCAGTTTTCGAGAGTGATGGTCAAGCTCGGGCCTGTATTTTCA CTGGCAACAGTATCGCCGTCTACTGGAGATGGAGAGACAACAGACAATGGGGAAGCTATTATCAACCTCGATCA CGGTGACCCCACGATGTACGAAAAATATTGGCAACGGATGGGAGACAAAACTACGGTAGTGATCTCGGGGTGGCAGTTTACCAGTTATTTCTCAGATCCCAAGAATCTCTGCTGGTTCTTGGAACCTGAGCTTGCCGAGGAGGTTGTTCGGCTACACAGAGTGGTGGGTAATGCAATCACCAAGGATTACCACATTGTGGTCGGAACAGGCTCTTCACAGCTCTTTCAGGCTGCCCTCTATGCGCTCTCTTCTGATGCCTCCGAACCTATGAGCGTTGTTTCCGCTGCTCCTTATTATTCT TCCTACCCTGTAATCACCGACTGTCTCAAGTCTGGGCTGTACAAGTGGGAGGGAGATGCTCAGGCTTTCGATAAATCGGGGCCCTACATTGAGCTTGTAACCTCTCCGAACAACCCGGATGGCTTCGTAAGGCAATCGGTGGTTAATCGAAGCGGAGGTATACTGGTCCACGATTTGGCTTACTACTGGCCACAGTATACTCCGATTACAACCCCCGCAGATCACGACCTAATGCTCTTCACTGTCTCAAAGACCACGGGCCATGCTGGGATGCGGATTGG ATGGGCTCTTGTGAAGGACGAGATTATTGCAAGAAAGATTGTCAAGTACATTGAGCTCAGCACCATAGGTGTGTCCAAGGATTCACAGCTCCGTGCAGCAAAGGTTCTCAGAGCCGTTTCTGACAGCTGTGGAGTGGCCCACCCTTTCAAAGAGGAAACCTTCTTTGGTTTTAGCCATCACAGCATGGAATCAAGGTGGATGTTACTGAGAGAGGCTGTCAACAGGAGTGGGATTTTCAGCTTGCCCGAGTTCACCCCTGGGTTTTGCAACTTCTGGAATCGGGTTTTCGAGCCTCTCCCCG CTTTCGCGTGGCTGAAGTGCGGAGATGGGATAGAAGACTGCGAGAGCTTTCTGAGAGGGCATAAGATTTGGACGAGGAGTGGGAGGTATTTTGGGGTTAGCCCCTCGTATGTGAGAATTAGCATGTTGGATCGTGATCGGACTTTTAACCTCTTTGTAAAGAGGTTATCACGGATCCGTTCACAGCGAAGAATGAGACTTGAACACGTAGACTGA
- the LOC116215099 gene encoding tryptophan aminotransferase-related protein 2 isoform X4 has product MVKLGPVFSLATVSPSTGDGETTDNGEAIINLDHGDPTMYEKYWQRMGDKTTVVISGWQFTSYFSDPKNLCWFLEPELAEEVVRLHRVVGNAITKDYHIVVGTGSSQLFQAALYALSSDASEPMSVVSAAPYYSSYPVITDCLKSGLYKWEGDAQAFDKSGPYIELVTSPNNPDGFVRQSVVNRSGGILVHDLAYYWPQYTPITTPADHDLMLFTVSKTTGHAGMRIGWALVKDEIIARKIVKYIELSTIGVSKDSQLRAAKVLRAVSDSCGVAHPFKEETFFGFSHHSMESRWMLLREAVNRSGIFSLPEFTPGFCNFWNRVFEPLPAFAWLKCGDGIEDCESFLRGHKIWTRSGRYFGVSPSYVRISMLDRDRTFNLFVKRLSRIRSQRRMRLEHVD; this is encoded by the exons ATGGTCAAGCTCGGGCCTGTATTTTCA CTGGCAACAGTATCGCCGTCTACTGGAGATGGAGAGACAACAGACAATGGGGAAGCTATTATCAACCTCGATCA CGGTGACCCCACGATGTACGAAAAATATTGGCAACGGATGGGAGACAAAACTACGGTAGTGATCTCGGGGTGGCAGTTTACCAGTTATTTCTCAGATCCCAAGAATCTCTGCTGGTTCTTGGAACCTGAGCTTGCCGAGGAGGTTGTTCGGCTACACAGAGTGGTGGGTAATGCAATCACCAAGGATTACCACATTGTGGTCGGAACAGGCTCTTCACAGCTCTTTCAGGCTGCCCTCTATGCGCTCTCTTCTGATGCCTCCGAACCTATGAGCGTTGTTTCCGCTGCTCCTTATTATTCT TCCTACCCTGTAATCACCGACTGTCTCAAGTCTGGGCTGTACAAGTGGGAGGGAGATGCTCAGGCTTTCGATAAATCGGGGCCCTACATTGAGCTTGTAACCTCTCCGAACAACCCGGATGGCTTCGTAAGGCAATCGGTGGTTAATCGAAGCGGAGGTATACTGGTCCACGATTTGGCTTACTACTGGCCACAGTATACTCCGATTACAACCCCCGCAGATCACGACCTAATGCTCTTCACTGTCTCAAAGACCACGGGCCATGCTGGGATGCGGATTGG ATGGGCTCTTGTGAAGGACGAGATTATTGCAAGAAAGATTGTCAAGTACATTGAGCTCAGCACCATAGGTGTGTCCAAGGATTCACAGCTCCGTGCAGCAAAGGTTCTCAGAGCCGTTTCTGACAGCTGTGGAGTGGCCCACCCTTTCAAAGAGGAAACCTTCTTTGGTTTTAGCCATCACAGCATGGAATCAAGGTGGATGTTACTGAGAGAGGCTGTCAACAGGAGTGGGATTTTCAGCTTGCCCGAGTTCACCCCTGGGTTTTGCAACTTCTGGAATCGGGTTTTCGAGCCTCTCCCCG CTTTCGCGTGGCTGAAGTGCGGAGATGGGATAGAAGACTGCGAGAGCTTTCTGAGAGGGCATAAGATTTGGACGAGGAGTGGGAGGTATTTTGGGGTTAGCCCCTCGTATGTGAGAATTAGCATGTTGGATCGTGATCGGACTTTTAACCTCTTTGTAAAGAGGTTATCACGGATCCGTTCACAGCGAAGAATGAGACTTGAACACGTAGACTGA
- the LOC116215099 gene encoding tryptophan aminotransferase-related protein 2 isoform X2, translated as MVKLGPVFSVRHLLVLSLAINVSLMLTVIRERVKVEEILNMFSTKLQLATVSPSTGDGETTDNGEAIINLDHGDPTMYEKYWQRMGDKTTVVISGWQFTSYFSDPKNLCWFLEPELAEEVVRLHRVVGNAITKDYHIVVGTGSSQLFQAALYALSSDASEPMSVVSAAPYYSSYPVITDCLKSGLYKWEGDAQAFDKSGPYIELVTSPNNPDGFVRQSVVNRSGGILVHDLAYYWPQYTPITTPADHDLMLFTVSKTTGHAGMRIGWALVKDEIIARKIVKYIELSTIGVSKDSQLRAAKVLRAVSDSCGVAHPFKEETFFGFSHHSMESRWMLLREAVNRSGIFSLPEFTPGFCNFWNRVFEPLPAFAWLKCGDGIEDCESFLRGHKIWTRSGRYFGVSPSYVRISMLDRDRTFNLFVKRLSRIRSQRRMRLEHVD; from the exons ATGGTCAAGCTCGGGCCTGTATTTTCAGTAAGACACTTGCTTGTGCTTTCTCTTGCTATCAATGTGAGCTTAATGCTCACAGTTATTCGAGAGAGGGTGAAGGTGGAGGAGATCCTTAACATGTTCTCCACGAAGCTGCAGCTGGCAACAGTATCGCCGTCTACTGGAGATGGAGAGACAACAGACAATGGGGAAGCTATTATCAACCTCGATCA CGGTGACCCCACGATGTACGAAAAATATTGGCAACGGATGGGAGACAAAACTACGGTAGTGATCTCGGGGTGGCAGTTTACCAGTTATTTCTCAGATCCCAAGAATCTCTGCTGGTTCTTGGAACCTGAGCTTGCCGAGGAGGTTGTTCGGCTACACAGAGTGGTGGGTAATGCAATCACCAAGGATTACCACATTGTGGTCGGAACAGGCTCTTCACAGCTCTTTCAGGCTGCCCTCTATGCGCTCTCTTCTGATGCCTCCGAACCTATGAGCGTTGTTTCCGCTGCTCCTTATTATTCT TCCTACCCTGTAATCACCGACTGTCTCAAGTCTGGGCTGTACAAGTGGGAGGGAGATGCTCAGGCTTTCGATAAATCGGGGCCCTACATTGAGCTTGTAACCTCTCCGAACAACCCGGATGGCTTCGTAAGGCAATCGGTGGTTAATCGAAGCGGAGGTATACTGGTCCACGATTTGGCTTACTACTGGCCACAGTATACTCCGATTACAACCCCCGCAGATCACGACCTAATGCTCTTCACTGTCTCAAAGACCACGGGCCATGCTGGGATGCGGATTGG ATGGGCTCTTGTGAAGGACGAGATTATTGCAAGAAAGATTGTCAAGTACATTGAGCTCAGCACCATAGGTGTGTCCAAGGATTCACAGCTCCGTGCAGCAAAGGTTCTCAGAGCCGTTTCTGACAGCTGTGGAGTGGCCCACCCTTTCAAAGAGGAAACCTTCTTTGGTTTTAGCCATCACAGCATGGAATCAAGGTGGATGTTACTGAGAGAGGCTGTCAACAGGAGTGGGATTTTCAGCTTGCCCGAGTTCACCCCTGGGTTTTGCAACTTCTGGAATCGGGTTTTCGAGCCTCTCCCCG CTTTCGCGTGGCTGAAGTGCGGAGATGGGATAGAAGACTGCGAGAGCTTTCTGAGAGGGCATAAGATTTGGACGAGGAGTGGGAGGTATTTTGGGGTTAGCCCCTCGTATGTGAGAATTAGCATGTTGGATCGTGATCGGACTTTTAACCTCTTTGTAAAGAGGTTATCACGGATCCGTTCACAGCGAAGAATGAGACTTGAACACGTAGACTGA
- the LOC116215100 gene encoding WAT1-related protein At1g09380-like has protein sequence MCLMTSVECVVVGVCIENDISTQSLNSGIRIIAILYSGIVCSALALCIMTRSIRRKGALFVSMFVPLMLMITAILSWAHLCEKVNLGKCLGSILIIEGIYVVLWGNRKEAKQRSNVNEDEIEPDLELQADAPSDGGHHVHAQV, from the exons ATGTGCCTCATGACTAGTGTCGAGTGTGTGGTTGTCGGGGTATGCATAGAAAATGACATCTCAACCCAGTCCCTCAACTCCGGTATTAGGATCATCGCGATTCTTTACTCG GGTATTGTATGTTCTGCACTGGCGTTGTGTATAATGACTCGGAGTATCAGAAGGAAGGGCGCTCTCTTTGTCTCAATGTTTGTCCCTCTGATGCTCATGATAACCGCTATCTTGAGCTGGGCCCACCTTTGTGAGAAAGTTAATCTCGGCAA ATGTTTGGGATCGATTCTGATAATTGAGGGGATATACGTGGTTCTATGGGGGAATCGCAAGGAGGCCAAGCAGAGAAGCAATGTAAACGAGGACGAGATCGAGCCAGACCTAGAGTTGCAAGCTGATGCACCGTCAGATGGCGGACATCATGTCCATGCTCAAGTCTAA